From the genome of Podospora bellae-mahoneyi strain CBS 112042 chromosome 2, whole genome shotgun sequence:
CGCCACTATCACGGTCTCTTTCTGTCTTGGGGAACGATAGGAATAAGCAGTCTAACAGCACAGCCCTCTCCCTATATACATATTTGCTCGTTGGTTTCGGTACTACTGCGTTGTATATCTGGAGACACCCAAGTGTCTCCAGATAATTGCTGTTTTGGAACTTGACCAAAGTAGAAATATTGTCTCTCGTGTGGTCTTTGGTTTTCCATCCACGACCACCTCTACCTAAATTTATTTACACCGAGAGATgttccccacccccccccccccccccaaaaaaaaaaaaagaaactacCATTCCTTTCTCTATGCAGCCAAGTATCTACTTCTCATAAACGCCTTCCTCAAACTTTTCCGCGTCGTAGAACCCAGCCCGAATGGTGTTTCCATTGAAGATTCTTCCTTCGAGGGCGTTGACTGCCTGTGATATTATGTCTTGTCAGCAACACGATCGAACGTTTAGTGTGTTATTGCAGGTGACACTTACCCTCAAAGCcgaaacctcctccacaaactGGATATACACCCTCTTGTTCTCCCCCAGCCTTTCACTCTGATCAATAAACagcctctccaccctcccatACTTTTCCCCGCACTCCTCCCCTATCTCCTGCCCCAGCCCAGCCTCAACTTCAGCGGCCAGGTTGGGAATGTTGAGGAGCATATCCCTTAGCACCACTACCCTGCTGATCTTTTGCCCGGcgttgttattgttgttgttgttgttgttgttgtcttgttgCGGCTGTGAGGGAGTGGAAAGTGACTTGGGGGCAATGATGCGCCCCTGAGCAGCAGCCGGATCCCGGAAGCCACCGCCTTCCGCGTCGGATTTCTTCTTGCGTTTGAGAGGCTGGACGGACAGGGCGGAGGTgatgccggaggaggaggcgccgaGGCCGGTGCCGGCTGTCCAGCCGTATTTGGACATTAGCTTGGTTGCAAAGGCTTTGCCACGGGTCTTTTGTGGAAGGGAGCCGACCACGTTGATGGAGGCGTAATCTACGCCTTCGTGTTCTTCGGGGTCGGAGTCGAGGTCCATTGCTTCTGGGtcggttgggggtggtggtggtgagtatCGGACGGGAGCACGAGATATGGTTGCGGTGtcggtggggggaggtggtggtaagGGGCTGGAAtcgggcggtggtggagggggttgttgttgttgttgttgttgttgttgttgttgttgttgttgttgttgttgttgttgtgacaAGGCCAAACGGCGGGCGTACGCGTCGTCACCGGTTGCGTCGTCTGGTATACTTGCTGCTGTTCTTGGGGGTGACATGGGCGGCGGTGCAAAGTTGAACGAGGTAGAGGGTGCGAACTGGCTGTTCATGCCCATTCCTCTGCGGTCTGgctcgtcttcgtcctcgtcagTGTAGCGATCCTGGCTTCGTGACTTGCGTCTGTGGGCGTAGAGGATTTCCTTCCACTCTCTTACTTCCCGTATTCGTTCATCGCTTCGGAGGTATTCTTCTACGTTGGTTGGGCGGGCGGGGTCGTAGGTCTCGTCCCAGTTTGTTTGTTCCCTTTCGTcggcctttttcttctttttcctcctgCCGCCACGCTGACGCTTCTCGTTGGAGGCGCTGTAGAGGTATTCATCTTCCTCTGTTGCTGCCCAGTCGGCCAATGTGCTTcgctgtggtggttgcgctgctgctgctgctggggcacctggtgatgctgatgctgagggGACAGCGGGGGGAGCTTTGGGAAAGGATGGTTTCGGTTTCGCTGTTGGTCTGTTGACTTGTGGTCGGCGGAGCATAGGCTGAAAGCGTAGAGCTGTTCCATAGGTTAGCAAGAATACAAAGCTGAGTCTGCGCAGAGGACACACCTGGATCTATCGCCTTCTTCGGGGGAGGCGCATTGTTGTCTTTGGACTCGTTCTGATCTTTGGATGCAAGCGCGGGGCTGGAGCTGCTGTCGCCGACTGGATCAAGTAAGTTGGCATATAGGGACATTCCGCCCCCGCTAGGAcgcagcggtggtggtgctgacatCTTGATGGACCTATGTCGAAGTGGTTCGTTGTGAAAGTTGATGCTCAGCCTTGCACGCGAGGCCAACGTGGATGCAGCAAACAATTGGAGATGGCCATTGAGGTGCCAAAATAGTGGGTCCAGCTGCTACTCTTTTAGTGGAGGCCCTGGGAGTACGGAGTATACGTGCCTCTTTTAAGTATGCTTGTTCTGAACCTATGAATCAACCGCAATGAAGTCCCATACATGCAAAATTGTTATGATGCAAGGGAAATTGTATTAAGGACGTAGAGAGTCCATAAAAATATATGTCATCGCTCAAAAATATCCTTATTCATCCTACTCAAACCTCAACTATTCTTAGGACCTCTGCTTCGGGACCTTCTTGCCTTCCATGGCTTCCACGTCTTTCTTGTCATAGTAATGCCCTCCAAACTCTGTAAGCCACTTGGGGTCAATGGGGATGACACTCCTCACAAACTCCTTgctcgtcaccaccaactcgTGGTAAATAATGACCCTTGGTGGCGGATCAATACCCCTGACGACACTGCTCGGGTGCACGTATACCGTCATGTTGTTCTTCAGCGTCCTGTACCCGTCACCACTGCGGTTCAACCTAGCCGCgttcaagaagaaggccgacgTTAGAGCTCGAAGAATCGGGTTCATGTTGGATATCCCACCGCAAGATGATTCGGACCCTTCGAGCACTCGATCGCACAGTTTGGCGAGCTGGTCTCGGACATCACGGGCTCTGGTCAAACTTCGCTGCGTGAGGAAGTTTTCCTTTGCCCAGATGGGAGAGTATTCCGAGTCTACCCATTGGTTGTAGACATTGAGCAGAGTCAGGTGGTCACCACCGTCCTTGACAGTGAACCGCGCCCTGGCAGAATCGGCGTGGACCGCCTTGTCCTTGGGCCGGAAGAAAAGGGTTGCTACCTCGCCGAGCATTGCGACAATGGTGAGAACCTCCGAGACACACTCTTCAGCGGTGGCCGCGATGAGTGCCTTGGCAAGCATAGGTTCAGCTGGGAACTCGCCCATTTGCCGACCAACACGTGTCAAGGCGCCAGCGGAGTTGAGTGCTCCAAGGGCATAGAGAAGGTTGAGAGACTTGATGAGAAGCTCGGTTGGTGGGGGGTCGAGGAAGTCAAAATTGAGGAGATCATCGATACCTAAAGCCTTGAGTTGCAGAACCACACTGGAGAGCGACGTCCTTTGAATCTCAGGAGTTGGCGATTCGTCCATTTCGGACAAGTAGGCAAACCTGGTGTAAAGACGGAAGCATTTTCCTGGGCGGACACGACCAGCACGACCCATACGCTGGTTGGCGGCAGCTCGAGAGCAGGGCACGACAGCCAACGTTGACTGACCAGTCGTACCGACTGGGCTAAAGGTGTTCTCTTTGGCATAACCCGAGTCAATGACATAGACGATGCCATCAATTGTCAGCGAGGTTTCGGCAATATTCGTGGAAAACACCACCTTTCTTGCTTTCGGTGGCGTTGGTTCAAAAATCTTGGCTTGTAGTTCTGAAGGCATGTTGGCATAGATTGGTAACGCGATGATTTCGGGCACTCGGCTCCCTAGCTGCCGCTTGATCTCTGTAACCTGCTCGCAGGCATGGTCAATTTCTTCTTGACCTGTAAGGAACACGAGAATGTCGCCTTCGGGTTGCGTCGCGTGCAGTTGAAAGACTGTGGCAATGCTGGCTTCCACATAGTTGGCTTCGGGCTTTTCTGTGTAGTAGACCTCCACGGGATGGACTCTGCCGGGAACGTTGAAGATGGGCGCTCCGTCGAAATAACCGCTGAACTTCTCAGCATTGAGGGTAGCTGACGAGATAATGAGCTTCAGCTCTGGTCTTGCTCTGGTGAGATCCTTGATCAAAGCCAACAGAATATCGGTATGGACCGTTCTTTCGTGGGCCTCGTCGATGATAATGGCCGAGTACCCTTCTAATGTCGGTGATGTTACCATCTCCCTCAGAAGCATACCATCCGTCATGTATTTGAGAATAGTCTTCTCGCTGGTACAGTCTTCGAAACGGATCGAGTATCCAACCTCCCTGCCCACCTTCACGCCCATCTCGTCAGCGACACGAGCAGCAACACTCATGGCCGCAACACGACGAGGTTGCGTACAGGCAACCTTCATCCCTTCGTTAGTGTAACCTGCCTCGTGAAGGTACTGGGGTATTTGCGTGGTCTTTCCTGAACCAGTCTCACCGACAAGAATCAGAACCTGGTATTCTTTGATGGCGTCCAGAAAAGCCTCACGATAGGCGTATACGGGGAGGCTCTTCCGGACCTCTTGGATGGACATATGCGCCCGTTCCGCTGCCTCGATCCGGGCCTTGAGTACCCTCTGCTCCTGGGTCAAACCGTCACTAGGCTGGGCGAGCTTTGCGGCCGCATCGCGAACAAACGCAATGTTATCTTCGTCCAGCAAGAAGTCGtacttgccctcctcctcctcacgtTCCCGGCTCTGGATTTGCGCCTTTGCCTTGACGGTTTGTTCTCGTTCCCATTCTTCGTACTCGGTGATGTGCTTCTCGTTTCCGAACTGATCCCTCTCCACATGGCGCCTGTtcagcgcctcctccttcttcttgctaTCGGCCCCATATTGGTCAGGTAGACGGTAGCCGTCTTGGTAGTCGTCGATGCGCAATCGCTCCTCGGCCAGCCGTAGGATTTCCCGATTTTTGGCGAAGTCTGCTTTTTCCCGTTCCGATAGCCGTACCCCAGACCGCAACTCAGCTGTCTCTTCCGCGACCTGTTTTCGGAGCAGCGCCAGCTTCTCTGTTTCTCTCTTGGCCAGGTAGTCGAGGCGTGACTTGAGGCGCAAGTCGCTTATTTTGGAGTCGTCGCGTCCGGTATGACCGCGTCTTATTTTAGAACCGCTCTCTCcgtccctttccctcctgtCACTGTCTCTTTCGCTGCCTCTTTCTCGTGGAGATTTGGACCGTCGATGTCGTGGCGATTCGTCGCCATCTCGTCGCCTGCGCCGCTTCGGAGACCGTGACCGATCGCGCTTCCGCTCTTTGGGTGGCGCGGAATGGCCTTCGTCCATAGGCACAAAGGCGTATCGTTTGTTGGAAGCCATTGTCGATGCCttttggttgatggtgatgatctgAGAGGCAACAACACTTCCGAtttcttatcttatcagcaAGGGTGTACAGGGCCTTGGACCATCCTTTAAGTCCTCTCAAAAGGTagagagggttagggttccaTGTTTCCCCTCAGACCTATAAAGACCACTTCACAACTTGAACTTCGCTCGGATCTCGGTAAATATTTCCATGGCATTCTTTTGAATCATGAATTGCCGTTGCTAACAGCAAAGCCTCAAAAGGGGCTCTCATTCGCCTCTCACTCTTCAACTTCATGGCCCTGGCAGTGCGATATCGCCACGAACCAATCAGATGCAACCTCTCAACGCACAACCAGTAGTGAGTTAACAGGGACAAGTCGGTATGAGACCGCTTCTGAGACATGCTAGAGGAGTACGGTATGTCTCGGGAAGTTCTGTACCTTAAACACTGATGTTTCTCTACAAAACACCAGTTCCTGGTCTTATACGTGTTGAACCTGCCATCAAGATGACTTCCATCGCTGAAGCTCACGGCGTTCGGCACAGCTCTGTTGGACCCACTCGTCTCAAGTTGTCGCAGCTCCGATGACACAATGCGGTAGCGCCGCCGTTTACGGATAGGAGGGCAGTGACGGGGGGCACAGATCGACGCCTCTTGCTATTCATTCAAAAAGCTGGAACTTTTACCTCATTCTGAAGATCCCATCAATTCATGTACTTGCCACTTTTGTACATTTCCAAAAGCCTCTCAATCGGCCAGCACTGTGATACCCTTCCATCTTCTAGGTAACACCATTGGCGCACACCTCAATTCCCGCTATAACACACTTTGGCCGAATCACGACACAAAGGAGACACACACTTCAACAATACCCACAATGTCTACCCTCCAATCAGCCATCAATGGGGCCAGCGATGCCGTGGCTGTAATTGTGCCATCCAAGCCCAGCCCTCTGGTGATGACATACAAGGACCTCCTGGCTGAGGTGCTGTCGTTCCAGCAGAAGCTTGCTGCCATCGGCATCACTCATGGGTCCCCTGTGTCTATCGCCACGGTTAACTCGTACGAATTCATCGTCTCTTTTCTCGCTGCTTCATGGCAGCGTGGCATTGCTGCACCGCTGAACCCAGCCTACAAGCAAGAGGAGTTTGAGTTCTATATTGAGGATGTCAAGTCAGCTATTGTTTTGGTTCCCAAGGGCGCCTACCAGAAAGGTGCGCCTGCCGTCAAGGCCGCCCAGAAGTTCAACGCTGCCATCGCTGAGAGCTATTGGGATGACCAAAAGAAGGAGGTCGCGCTGGATGTCAAGGAATTTGGGCAGTTGAATGGCAAGGGGCAACAACCGCTGTTGAAGCCACAGCCAGATGACATTGCCTTGGTCCTTCACACAAGTGGCACCACCTCTCGGCCTAAGGTTGTCCCTCTCTCCCACCGCAACCTGACCAGAACGATGAGAAACATCCAGCAAACATACCAGTTGACTGACGCGGACCGGACCATGCTGGTCATGCCCCTCTTCCACGTCCACGGTCTCCTCTGCGGTCTCTTGGCTCCTCTTCTTTCGGGTGGTTCCATGGTGGTGCCAAGCAAGTTCTCTGCTACTGAATTCTGGCAAGACTTCATCACCCACAAGGCGAATTGGTACACTGCTGTGCCTACCATCCACCAGATCCTTCTCAAGCACCCCACCCcgaaccccctcccaaagaTCCGCTTTATCCGGTCATGCTCgtctcccctttccccgaCAGTTTTCCATGCTCTTGAGAAGACTTACAATGCCCCCGTGCTCGAAGCGTATGCCATGACGGAGGCCGCTCATCAAATGACATCtaatcctcttcctcctgcaAAGAGAAAGCCCGGGACTGTGGGTATCGGTCAGGGTGTCGAAGTCGTCATTCTTGACGATGCAGGAAACAAAGTGCCACAGGGCACTGAGGGAGAGATTTCCATTCGCGGCGAAAATGTTACGTCTGGctacctcaacaaccccgaaGCCAACAAGACTGCTTTTACAGCCAGTGGCTACTTCCGAACTGGCGACCAGGGCaagctggatgaggatggctATGTCGTGATCACAGGTCGTATCAAGGAGCTCATCAACAAGGGCGGCGAGAAGATCTCGCCCATCGAGTTGGACAATGTTCTTACACGGAACCCAGCCGTCTCGGAAGCTGTGAGTTTCGCTATTCCGGATGAGATGTATGGCCAGGACATTGGTGTTGCCATCGTTCTCAAGCCAGGCCGGAAGTTGAGCGATGAGGATGTGAAGAAGTGGGTTGGGGACAAGCTGGTCAAGTTCAAGATTCCCAAGAAGGTCTATTTCACTGATGTCATGCCCAAGACTGCGACTGGCAAGATCCAGAGACGCATCGTGGCCGAGACCATGCaaaagaaggaagggagggcGAAGTTGTAAATGGATGCGAGTATTTGCGGGCTGCACCAAGCTAGCTGTGTTGTTCTTGATTTTTGAATGAGGATCTGGCTGTCAGTGGGTGATTTTCTTAGATAAATATCTCAAGGTTGTGTGGTTTATTTATCTGCTTCCTTTGGCTAGTTATGCTAATAGAATGGCATGAAAAGTGTCTTTCACTCTATAATAGTCTACCCATGGAGAATTGAGGAGTACGTGCATGGGAAGGCAAACAGACAGCCAAAGGAGTCAGGCATGCAGCCCCATGTCCGATTGATTAATGCTCTAATCCAACAAACGAAGTGACTTCCCTTATCTCCAAACCTTTGCCCACTTGTGCTGCCCGGTATTTCCAGTTTGTTATCAGCTTTTTCGAGCTGCGTGTATGGAATTCAACAAGTCTCGCATGAAAACCAaacctgctgttgctgatatGGTCTGTGCGCACCCCCTGATTCAAAGTAAACAACGGCCCCTTTTCCAAGCTGACAACCGCCAATTCCGTAACAAACAGACCTTACCAAAGATGATAAGCAACAGTACAACACACTGGCTTTGCCAAGGATTTCTTGGGTGACTCTACCGTATCAACCTATTAAtcgggtggtgttgtttttctCAGGTTGTGGTCGCTTTTCACCCATGGCCCAGTTGCTGAGCAGTGCCTTCCTTCCTCGTCGGTAGCTCCAGGCCTACATCAACACACAAAAGGCGAGCTGCTCCTTCCGTTTGGAATCGTAGAACGAACGCAGGGCACACAGTCTAAATTCTTTCCAGGTAGGTATTTATTCTCGGCGACCTGCGTgtccctcttttcttcccacACAAACCAACACCTCTCCAACTTTGAAACCGGCGACATCGTCACGGGTCCGCACCCTCTGACCGATTATTCAACGCCGAGAATACCACTTCGGCTTTGTTTGACCATCAGCCTGAAGTATTTATTGTCGACTTCCTTGAGTACTTCTCGCTCTGCTTCTTGTTGTATACAACAAGAAGCAACCAGCCACGCCCAAGACTTCAACACAGGTAAgactctcctctcccctctccttccaTACACACTTCCCAGCCTTTCCTTCCTGGCCCAACCAAGGCAACGGCCTCATTTCCCAAACCTCGTCTGCTCTGCCTCTTCTACCATACCTCGACCCACGGCATATCAGGTCGGTCGAGCGGCTTTTTCCAGTTTTTCCAACAACCTCTACAATTGACCGACCGACTGACTTCAAGGAAACCCTAGAACTCTCGACTTCAGAAACACATCACCTT
Proteins encoded in this window:
- a CDS encoding hypothetical protein (COG:A; EggNog:ENOG503NW7N) — translated: MSAPPPLRPSGGGMSLYANLLDPVGDSSSSPALASKDQNESKDNNAPPPKKAIDPALRFQPMLRRPQVNRPTAKPKPSFPKAPPAVPSASASPGAPAAAAAQPPQRSTLADWAATEEDEYLYSASNEKRQRGGRRKKKKKADEREQTNWDETYDPARPTNVEEYLRSDERIREVREWKEILYAHRRKSRSQDRYTDEDEDEPDRRGMGMNSQFAPSTSFNFAPPPMSPPRTAASIPDDATGDDAYARRLALSQQQQQQQQQQQQQPPDSSPLPPPPPTDTATISRAPVRYSPPPPPTDPEAMDLDSDPEEHEGVDYASINVVGSLPQKTRGKAFATKLMSKYGWTAGTGLGASSSGITSALSVQPLKRKKKSDAEGGGFRDPAAAQGRIIAPKSLSTPSQPQQDNNNNNNNNNNAGQKISRVVVLRDMLLNIPNLAAEVEAGLGQEIGEECGEKYGRVERLFIDQSERLGENKRVYIQFVEEVSALRAVNALEGRIFNGNTIRAGFYDAEKFEEGVYEK
- a CDS encoding hypothetical protein (EggNog:ENOG503NWYD; COG:A), translated to MASNKRYAFVPMDEGHSAPPKERKRDRSRSPKRRRRRDGDESPRHRRSKSPRERGSERDSDRRERDGESGSKIRRGHTGRDDSKISDLRLKSRLDYLAKRETEKLALLRKQVAEETAELRSGVRLSEREKADFAKNREILRLAEERLRIDDYQDGYRLPDQYGADSKKKEEALNRRHVERDQFGNEKHITEYEEWEREQTVKAKAQIQSREREEEEGKYDFLLDEDNIAFVRDAAAKLAQPSDGLTQEQRVLKARIEAAERAHMSIQEVRKSLPVYAYREAFLDAIKEYQVLILVGETGSGKTTQIPQYLHEAGYTNEGMKVACTQPRRVAAMSVAARVADEMGVKVGREVGYSIRFEDCTSEKTILKYMTDGMLLREMVTSPTLEGYSAIIIDEAHERTVHTDILLALIKDLTRARPELKLIISSATLNAEKFSGYFDGAPIFNVPGRVHPVEVYYTEKPEANYVEASIATVFQLHATQPEGDILVFLTGQEEIDHACEQVTEIKRQLGSRVPEIIALPIYANMPSELQAKIFEPTPPKARKVVFSTNIAETSLTIDGIVYVIDSGYAKENTFSPVGTTGQSTLAVVPCSRAAANQRMGRAGRVRPGKCFRLYTRFAYLSEMDESPTPEIQRTSLSSVVLQLKALGIDDLLNFDFLDPPPTELLIKSLNLLYALGALNSAGALTRVGRQMGEFPAEPMLAKALIAATAEECVSEVLTIVAMLGEVATLFFRPKDKAVHADSARARFTVKDGGDHLTLLNVYNQWVDSEYSPIWAKENFLTQRSLTRARDVRDQLAKLCDRVLEGSESSCGGISNMNPILRALTSAFFLNAARLNRSGDGYRTLKNNMTVYVHPSSVVRGIDPPPRVIIYHELVVTSKEFVRSVIPIDPKWLTEFGGHYYDKKDVEAMEGKKVPKQRS
- a CDS encoding hypothetical protein (COG:I; EggNog:ENOG503NVCQ) yields the protein MSTLQSAINGASDAVAVIVPSKPSPLVMTYKDLLAEVLSFQQKLAAIGITHGSPVSIATVNSYEFIVSFLAASWQRGIAAPLNPAYKQEEFEFYIEDVKSAIVLVPKGAYQKGAPAVKAAQKFNAAIAESYWDDQKKEVALDVKEFGQLNGKGQQPLLKPQPDDIALVLHTSGTTSRPKVVPLSHRNLTRTMRNIQQTYQLTDADRTMLVMPLFHVHGLLCGLLAPLLSGGSMVVPSKFSATEFWQDFITHKANWYTAVPTIHQILLKHPTPNPLPKIRFIRSCSSPLSPTVFHALEKTYNAPVLEAYAMTEAAHQMTSNPLPPAKRKPGTVGIGQGVEVVILDDAGNKVPQGTEGEISIRGENVTSGYLNNPEANKTAFTASGYFRTGDQGKLDEDGYVVITGRIKELINKGGEKISPIELDNVLTRNPAVSEAVSFAIPDEMYGQDIGVAIVLKPGRKLSDEDVKKWVGDKLVKFKIPKKVYFTDVMPKTATGKIQRRIVAETMQKKEGRAKL